Proteins co-encoded in one Methylobacterium sp. WL1 genomic window:
- a CDS encoding FixH family protein: MTFQSVAQSVALSLARACTAALVGTALCAPARAAPADYRFELVTREAKVGEAVLTVRLVDTRSGQPVTDAVIFAKRIDMAPDSMDEMTSTLAQLPSTEPGLYRFRTKLTMAGGWRLSLGAKVQGEAGTVSDKLVFQAVP, from the coding sequence GTGACCTTCCAATCCGTTGCCCAATCCGTTGCCCTATCCTTGGCGCGCGCCTGCACGGCCGCGCTCGTCGGCACTGCCCTGTGCGCCCCGGCCCGCGCCGCGCCGGCGGATTACCGGTTCGAACTCGTCACCCGGGAGGCCAAGGTCGGCGAGGCGGTCCTGACGGTCCGCCTGGTCGACACGCGCAGCGGCCAGCCGGTCACCGACGCGGTGATCTTCGCCAAGCGCATCGACATGGCCCCGGACAGCATGGACGAGATGACCTCGACCCTCGCGCAGCTCCCGTCCACGGAGCCGGGCCTCTACCGGTTCAGGACCAAGCTCACCATGGCGGGGGGCTGGCGGCTGTCGCTGGGCGCGAAGGTCCAGGGCGAGGCCGGCACCGTCAGCGACAAGCTCGTCTTCCAGGCCGTGCCGTGA
- a CDS encoding CusA/CzcA family heavy metal efflux RND transporter — translation MLSRILDVAIRQRWLVLLLVLLAAGFGATALTRLPIDAVPDITNNQVQINTLAPSLSPVDIERQVTYPVETALAGIKGLDHTRSLSRNGFSQVTAVFDERLDIYFARQQVAERLSQVKGDLPPGAEPHMGPISTGLGEITMWSVQYAKPGGRTVAPAGRPGWQPDGSYLTPEGQSLATELERNAYLRTVQDWIIRPQIRTVPGVAGVDGIGGYEKQYHVQPDPTKLTALDLSFGDVVRALEANNANQGARYLEDNGEGYVVRAAGRLESMEAIADVVVATRGGVPVRVRDVAALRFGRELRTGSGSMDGREAVIGTALMRIGENSRTVAAAVEARMAQIRRTLPPGIVVWTVLDRTVLVEATIRTVARNLAEGAALVIAVLFLLLGNIRAALVTALVIPVAMLMTVTGMVEARISANLMSLGALDFGLIVDGAVIITENALRHLAERQQALGRGLTLEERLQTVRASAEEMIRPSLYGQAIIILVYGPLLTFTGVEGKMFEPMALTVILALACAFVLSLTFVPAMIAIVITGRVTEADNPLIRGLKAAYRPLLAAAIRAPAPFLGAALLLLAGAGLLAARLGTEFIPLLDEKSIALNASRIPSTSLTQSQAMQLKVEEVVAGFPQVATVFSKTGTAEIASDPMPPSASDTFVILKPQAEWPDPTLTKAALQAQIEAAVGELAGNIYEFSQPIQLRFNELLAGTRGDLAVKVFGDAFEPMLKTANQIAAILRGIDGADDVKVEQIAGLPVFEIGIDRTEAARLGLSTGAIQEVIGAAIGGREAGSVFEGDRRVPIVVRLTDAVREDREALENLPVPLPPGPNGKVASVLLRQVASFSVTEGPNQISRENGQRRVVVTANVRGRDIGSLVDEAQAKVAEQVALPAGSYVTWGGQFENLASARRRLTLVVPVCFGLIFLLLTSALGSARDALLVFSAVPLALTGGIAALWLRGMPLSVPAAVGFIALSGVAVLNGLVMLSFIKQLVAEGRPLRAAILEGAVTRLRPVAMTALVASLGFVPMALAAGTGAEVQRPLATVVIGGLISATLLTLVVLPALYARFGRAERAAAPAEPGRSDSACRPDSACRSDSAGRPLPLTRP, via the coding sequence ATGCTCAGCCGCATCCTCGACGTCGCGATCCGCCAGCGCTGGCTGGTCCTGCTCCTCGTGCTGCTGGCGGCCGGCTTCGGCGCCACGGCGCTGACCAGGCTGCCGATCGACGCGGTGCCCGACATCACCAACAACCAGGTGCAGATCAACACCCTGGCGCCGTCGCTGTCGCCGGTCGATATCGAGCGTCAGGTGACCTATCCGGTCGAGACCGCGCTCGCCGGCATCAAGGGGCTCGACCACACCCGCTCGCTCTCGCGCAACGGCTTCTCGCAGGTCACCGCGGTCTTCGACGAGCGGCTCGACATCTACTTCGCCCGCCAGCAGGTCGCCGAGCGCCTGTCGCAGGTGAAGGGCGACCTGCCGCCCGGCGCCGAGCCGCATATGGGCCCGATCTCCACGGGGCTGGGCGAGATCACCATGTGGTCGGTCCAGTACGCCAAGCCCGGCGGCCGGACGGTCGCCCCCGCGGGCCGGCCGGGCTGGCAACCGGACGGGAGCTACCTGACCCCGGAGGGCCAGAGTCTCGCCACCGAGCTGGAGCGGAACGCCTACCTGCGCACCGTGCAGGACTGGATCATCCGGCCCCAGATCCGCACCGTGCCGGGGGTGGCCGGGGTCGACGGCATCGGTGGCTACGAGAAGCAGTACCACGTCCAGCCGGACCCGACGAAGCTGACCGCTCTCGACCTGTCCTTCGGCGACGTCGTCCGGGCGCTCGAGGCCAACAACGCCAACCAGGGCGCCCGCTACCTCGAGGATAACGGTGAGGGCTACGTCGTGCGCGCCGCGGGCCGGCTGGAGAGCATGGAGGCGATCGCCGACGTGGTGGTGGCCACGCGGGGTGGCGTGCCGGTGCGGGTCCGGGACGTGGCAGCCCTGCGGTTCGGGCGCGAATTGCGCACCGGCTCGGGCAGCATGGACGGCCGGGAGGCCGTGATCGGCACCGCCCTGATGCGGATCGGCGAGAACAGCCGCACGGTCGCGGCCGCGGTCGAGGCCCGCATGGCTCAGATCCGGCGGACGCTGCCGCCCGGGATCGTGGTGTGGACGGTGCTCGACCGGACGGTCCTGGTCGAGGCCACGATCCGCACGGTGGCCCGGAACCTCGCCGAGGGCGCGGCCCTGGTGATCGCGGTCCTGTTCCTGCTGCTCGGCAACATCCGGGCGGCCCTGGTCACGGCCCTGGTGATCCCGGTCGCCATGCTGATGACGGTGACCGGCATGGTCGAGGCCAGAATCTCGGCCAACCTGATGAGCCTCGGCGCCCTGGATTTCGGCCTGATCGTCGACGGCGCGGTGATCATCACCGAGAACGCGCTGCGCCACCTCGCCGAGCGCCAGCAGGCGCTGGGCCGCGGACTCACCCTGGAGGAGCGCCTGCAGACGGTCCGGGCCTCGGCCGAGGAGATGATCCGGCCGTCGCTGTACGGGCAGGCGATCATCATCCTGGTCTACGGGCCGCTCCTGACCTTCACGGGGGTCGAGGGCAAGATGTTCGAGCCGATGGCGCTGACCGTGATCCTCGCGCTGGCCTGCGCGTTCGTCCTGTCGCTGACCTTCGTGCCGGCCATGATCGCCATCGTGATCACCGGCCGGGTCACCGAGGCCGACAACCCGCTGATCCGGGGCCTGAAGGCGGCCTACCGGCCGCTGCTCGCCGCGGCGATCCGGGCGCCGGCGCCGTTCCTGGGGGCGGCCCTGCTGCTGCTGGCCGGGGCCGGCCTGCTGGCGGCCCGGCTCGGCACCGAGTTCATCCCGCTCCTTGACGAGAAGAGCATCGCGCTCAACGCCAGCCGGATCCCCTCGACCTCTCTGACCCAGTCGCAGGCGATGCAGCTCAAGGTCGAGGAGGTCGTGGCTGGCTTCCCGCAGGTGGCCACCGTGTTCTCGAAGACCGGCACAGCCGAGATCGCCTCCGACCCGATGCCGCCGAGCGCCTCGGACACCTTCGTGATCCTGAAGCCGCAGGCGGAGTGGCCCGATCCCACGCTCACCAAGGCGGCCCTGCAGGCGCAGATCGAGGCGGCCGTGGGCGAACTCGCCGGCAACATCTACGAGTTCTCCCAGCCGATCCAGCTGCGCTTCAACGAGCTGCTGGCCGGGACCCGGGGCGACCTCGCCGTCAAGGTGTTCGGCGACGCGTTCGAGCCGATGCTCAAGACCGCCAACCAGATCGCCGCGATCCTGCGTGGCATCGACGGGGCCGACGACGTGAAGGTCGAGCAGATCGCCGGCCTGCCGGTCTTCGAGATCGGGATCGACCGGACCGAGGCGGCGCGGCTGGGCCTCAGCACCGGAGCGATCCAGGAGGTGATCGGCGCCGCGATCGGCGGCCGGGAGGCCGGTTCCGTGTTCGAGGGCGACCGGCGCGTCCCGATCGTGGTGCGCCTGACCGACGCCGTCCGGGAGGACCGCGAGGCCCTGGAGAACCTGCCCGTCCCCCTCCCCCCGGGACCGAACGGCAAGGTCGCCTCCGTGCTGCTGCGGCAGGTCGCCAGCTTCTCGGTGACCGAGGGGCCGAACCAGATCTCGCGGGAGAACGGCCAGCGGCGTGTCGTCGTCACCGCCAACGTGCGCGGCCGGGACATCGGTTCGCTGGTGGACGAAGCGCAGGCGAAGGTCGCCGAGCAGGTCGCGCTGCCGGCCGGCTCCTACGTGACCTGGGGTGGCCAGTTCGAGAACCTCGCCTCGGCCCGGCGGCGCCTGACCCTGGTGGTGCCGGTCTGCTTCGGCCTGATCTTCCTGCTGCTGACCTCGGCGCTCGGCAGCGCGCGCGACGCGCTCCTGGTGTTCTCCGCGGTGCCGCTGGCGCTCACCGGCGGGATCGCGGCCCTGTGGCTGCGGGGCATGCCGCTGTCGGTGCCGGCCGCGGTCGGGTTCATCGCGCTCTCGGGCGTCGCGGTGCTGAACGGCCTGGTGATGCTGAGCTTCATCAAGCAGCTCGTCGCCGAGGGCCGGCCCCTGCGGGCGGCGATCCTGGAGGGGGCCGTGACCCGCCTGCGGCCCGTGGCGATGACCGCCCTGGTCGCGTCCCTGGGCTTCGTCCCGATGGCGCTCGCCGCCGGAACGGGCGCCGAGGTGCAGCGGCCGCTCGCCACCGTGGTGATCGGCGGCCTGATCAGCGCGACCCTGCTGACCCTGGTGGTCCTGCCGGCCCTCTACGCGCGCTTCGGGAGGGCCGAGCGGGCCGCGGCCCCGGCCGAGCCCGGCAGGTCGGACTCAGCTTGTAGGCCGGACTCAGCTTGTAGGTCGGACTCGGCCGGCAGGCCCCTGCCCTTGACCAGGCCGTAG
- a CDS encoding efflux RND transporter periplasmic adaptor subunit — MSVLLLSALLLAAGIVVGAAVPGVSGFVRDSLGAVGLPRATGHPGSEPAGHDHDHGPTRAAAPEGREFQNQAHQSEGHPDHEHAEAGVIRMRPEQVAAQGIAVAPVTGGTLARHLLVPGTITPDTDRIARVPARVVGTVAEMRKRLGDAVQKDEVVAVLDSREVADAKSEYLTALVQVELQTINFERQQKLLASRSASESAFQSARAAFLETRLRADLARQKLSALGLDATAVAAAQKRDEATPTLSTLRRYELRAPFAGRVVERKVDVGSAVGKEGDPAEIYLVADLSTVWIELSVPTLDLARVQEGARVTVTPGREGGGRHQEGRVIFVSPFLNPETRSARVVVALPNADLAWRPGTFVTAEIEIDRDPVPVRVPKAALQTVAGARVVFVRTPEGFAMRSVELGRSDDESYAVTAGLAAGTEIAVGNTFLLKAELGKAEAGHDD; from the coding sequence ATGTCCGTTCTCCTCCTCTCCGCTCTCCTCCTGGCCGCCGGCATCGTCGTCGGGGCCGCGGTTCCGGGCGTGTCCGGCTTCGTCCGGGACAGCCTCGGGGCGGTCGGCCTGCCCCGAGCCACCGGCCATCCCGGCTCCGAGCCCGCCGGGCACGATCACGATCATGGCCCGACGCGGGCCGCCGCGCCGGAAGGGCGAGAATTCCAGAACCAGGCGCACCAGAGTGAAGGGCATCCGGACCACGAGCACGCCGAGGCGGGCGTGATCCGGATGCGGCCCGAACAGGTCGCGGCGCAGGGCATCGCGGTCGCGCCGGTCACCGGCGGCACGCTGGCCCGACACCTCCTCGTCCCCGGCACCATCACCCCCGATACCGACCGGATCGCCCGGGTTCCCGCCCGGGTGGTCGGGACCGTCGCGGAGATGCGCAAGCGCCTGGGCGACGCCGTCCAGAAGGACGAGGTCGTGGCCGTGCTCGACAGCCGGGAGGTCGCCGACGCCAAGAGCGAGTACCTGACCGCCCTGGTCCAGGTCGAACTCCAGACGATCAACTTCGAGCGCCAGCAGAAGCTGCTGGCCTCGCGCTCGGCCTCGGAATCGGCGTTCCAGAGCGCCCGCGCGGCGTTCCTCGAGACCCGGCTGCGGGCCGACCTGGCGCGCCAGAAGCTGTCGGCGCTGGGGCTCGACGCCACCGCGGTCGCGGCCGCGCAGAAGCGCGACGAGGCGACCCCGACGCTCTCGACCCTGCGCCGCTACGAGCTGCGCGCTCCGTTCGCCGGTCGCGTGGTCGAGCGGAAGGTCGATGTCGGCTCGGCGGTCGGCAAGGAGGGCGACCCGGCCGAGATCTACCTGGTGGCCGACCTCTCCACCGTCTGGATCGAATTGTCGGTGCCGACCCTCGACCTCGCCCGGGTGCAGGAGGGCGCCCGCGTCACCGTCACCCCGGGCCGGGAGGGCGGCGGCCGCCACCAGGAGGGCCGGGTGATCTTCGTGAGCCCGTTCCTCAACCCGGAGACCCGCTCGGCCCGGGTCGTGGTCGCCCTGCCCAACGCCGACCTGGCCTGGCGCCCCGGTACCTTCGTCACCGCCGAGATCGAGATCGACCGGGATCCCGTGCCGGTCCGGGTGCCCAAGGCGGCGCTCCAGACCGTGGCGGGTGCGCGTGTGGTCTTCGTCCGCACGCCGGAGGGCTTCGCGATGCGCTCGGTCGAGCTCGGGCGCTCCGACGACGAATCCTACGCGGTCACCGCGGGCCTCGCAGCCGGCACCGAGATCGCGGTCGGCAACACCTTCCTGCTGAAGGCCGAGCTCGGCAAGGCCGAAGCCGGCCACGACGATTGA
- a CDS encoding helix-turn-helix domain-containing protein — protein MRSKSVLEMGGDGPGLLQAAAWREAVAPFWEFAIRPEDVADFRGQSQVRHLGNAILCRAGASGLRFERSRALVARMGVDHILAHVRVSGRSRIEIDGSEYDCGPGDICLFDLSRPLAARSTDYRALTLVLPRPLFGAGAVDLDTLHGTVLHGTTPFGKLLADHLRSLSAHADGFSEREARAAAEATATLLGAAVPRLSGGERTDRAPERAPILLVIRRVIEAELANPGLTAEALCGRFGVSRSTLYRLFAPMGGVAGYIRQRRLDRAYRDLARPGDGRFARISEVAYRWHFENPAHFTQAFRDAFGCAPRDVRAQTRAQIQAGAPPAPLPARQGWADFYDWILRLSA, from the coding sequence ATGCGGTCGAAATCAGTCCTGGAGATGGGCGGAGACGGACCTGGTCTGCTTCAAGCCGCGGCCTGGCGTGAGGCCGTGGCGCCGTTCTGGGAGTTCGCCATCCGGCCGGAGGATGTCGCCGACTTCCGCGGGCAGTCGCAGGTCCGGCATCTGGGCAACGCCATCCTGTGCCGGGCGGGGGCCTCCGGTTTGCGGTTCGAGCGCTCGCGCGCCCTGGTCGCCCGGATGGGCGTCGATCACATCCTGGCGCATGTCCGCGTCTCCGGCCGCTCCCGGATCGAGATCGACGGCAGCGAATACGATTGCGGGCCCGGCGATATCTGCCTGTTCGACCTGTCCCGGCCCCTGGCGGCCCGCTCCACGGATTACCGCGCCCTGACGCTGGTCCTGCCGCGGCCGCTGTTCGGCGCGGGGGCGGTCGATCTCGACACGCTGCACGGGACGGTCCTGCACGGCACGACGCCGTTCGGCAAGTTGCTCGCAGACCATCTCCGCTCGCTCAGCGCCCATGCCGACGGGTTCTCGGAACGCGAGGCCCGGGCGGCCGCGGAAGCGACCGCGACGCTGCTCGGCGCTGCCGTGCCGCGCCTGTCCGGAGGCGAGCGGACCGACCGGGCGCCGGAGCGCGCACCGATCCTCCTCGTCATCCGGCGGGTGATCGAGGCCGAGTTGGCCAACCCGGGCCTGACCGCCGAGGCGCTCTGCGGGCGGTTCGGCGTCTCGCGCAGCACGCTCTACCGCCTGTTCGCCCCGATGGGCGGCGTGGCCGGCTACATCCGCCAGCGCCGGCTCGACCGCGCCTACCGGGACCTCGCCCGCCCCGGGGACGGCCGCTTCGCGCGGATCTCGGAGGTCGCCTACCGGTGGCATTTCGAGAACCCCGCGCATTTCACGCAGGCCTTCCGGGACGCGTTCGGTTGCGCCCCCCGGGACGTCCGCGCCCAGACCCGCGCCCAGATCCAAGCCGGCGCGCCGCCCGCCCCGCTCCCGGCGCGCCAGGGCTGGGCCGACTTCTACGACTGGATCCTGCGGCTGTCGGCGTGA
- a CDS encoding porin family protein has translation MKTLLASLAAFTALTAAASAADLPRRAAPPPIFTPVPVFTWTGAYFGINAGYAFDASSNSTSSFGIPAAFATGVATANFSQRNQEGFSGGGQVGYNYQFTPGSGVVIGVEADAQYLDFGRGRNNAFVTGGGLRPGFYVTDPRGLSSLDFFGTVRGRLGYAFDRVLVYGTGGFAYGSGSADRSFGGFAGNDSFRTGWTVGGGMEYALPVDSFLNFFRSSAVTLKVEGLYVNLDRNTRNQGAFVINAANNVPAFYSAIGRRDDEFAVVRAGLNYKFGSY, from the coding sequence ATGAAGACGCTTCTGGCCTCGTTGGCCGCCTTTACTGCCCTGACCGCCGCCGCCTCGGCCGCCGACCTGCCGCGCCGCGCCGCCCCGCCGCCGATCTTCACCCCGGTGCCCGTGTTCACCTGGACCGGCGCCTACTTCGGTATCAACGCCGGCTACGCCTTCGACGCCAGCAGCAACAGCACCTCTAGCTTCGGCATCCCGGCCGCGTTCGCCACCGGCGTCGCCACGGCGAACTTCAGCCAGCGGAACCAGGAAGGCTTCTCCGGCGGTGGCCAGGTCGGCTACAACTACCAGTTCACCCCGGGTTCGGGCGTGGTCATCGGCGTCGAGGCCGACGCCCAGTACCTCGATTTCGGCCGTGGCCGGAACAACGCCTTCGTGACCGGTGGCGGGCTGCGTCCGGGCTTCTACGTGACCGACCCGCGCGGCCTGTCGAGCCTCGACTTCTTCGGCACCGTGCGCGGCCGCCTCGGCTACGCCTTCGACCGGGTCCTGGTGTACGGCACCGGCGGCTTCGCCTACGGCTCGGGCAGCGCTGACCGTTCGTTCGGCGGCTTCGCCGGCAACGACAGCTTCCGCACCGGCTGGACCGTCGGCGGCGGCATGGAATACGCCCTCCCGGTCGACTCGTTCCTGAACTTCTTCCGCTCGTCGGCCGTGACGCTCAAGGTCGAAGGCCTGTACGTCAACCTCGACCGCAACACCCGCAACCAGGGTGCGTTCGTGATCAACGCCGCCAACAACGTCCCGGCCTTCTACAGCGCCATCGGCCGCCGCGACGACGAGTTCGCCGTCGTCCGCGCCGGCCTGAACTACAAGTTCGGCTCGTACTAG
- a CDS encoding energy transducer TonB has protein sequence MSGDPTPRLLAAASALTGAASLMVRSEPSWTGVLVGLSCLALWAAGTLASRPGKPLALTKSARPVVLEAVIVERPRPPLLPPPPPRLADGHAADVGQVSTRRRTRG, from the coding sequence ATGTCCGGTGATCCCACGCCCCGGCTGCTCGCGGCCGCTTCCGCCCTCACGGGCGCCGCCTCCCTGATGGTCCGGTCGGAACCGTCCTGGACGGGCGTGCTGGTCGGCCTGTCGTGCCTGGCGCTCTGGGCCGCCGGCACCCTGGCGTCGAGACCCGGCAAGCCGCTCGCCCTGACCAAGTCCGCCCGACCGGTGGTATTGGAGGCGGTGATCGTCGAGCGGCCCCGGCCGCCGCTGCTGCCGCCGCCGCCCCCTCGGTTGGCGGATGGGCATGCGGCGGATGTTGGGCAGGTGTCGACGCGTCGCCGAACCCGCGGCTAG
- a CDS encoding DUF2721 domain-containing protein encodes MFGFSLSSTEPDSIAHIIQVALAPAFLLSALATLLNVFSARLGRISDKVDALSGQIAKATDMEAARLSRRLTFLRRRSFVLDVAVVLASLGACLIGMAVLTLFVGAMRDAATASILFACFGAALVCTVAAIGAFMTEILMAGHGVRDEVEHQQDKVPAQS; translated from the coding sequence ATGTTCGGCTTCTCCTTGAGCTCCACCGAGCCCGACAGCATCGCCCACATCATCCAGGTCGCCCTGGCGCCGGCTTTCCTCCTGTCGGCGCTCGCAACCCTGCTGAACGTGTTCTCCGCCCGTCTCGGCCGAATCTCCGACAAGGTCGATGCCCTCTCGGGACAGATCGCCAAGGCGACCGACATGGAGGCCGCGCGCCTGTCCCGCAGGCTGACCTTCCTGCGGCGGCGCTCCTTCGTGCTTGATGTCGCCGTGGTCCTCGCCTCGCTCGGCGCTTGCCTGATCGGGATGGCGGTGCTGACGCTGTTCGTCGGAGCGATGCGCGATGCGGCGACCGCCTCGATCCTGTTCGCCTGCTTCGGTGCGGCACTGGTCTGCACGGTCGCTGCGATCGGGGCGTTCATGACCGAGATCCTGATGGCGGGTCACGGCGTGCGCGACGAAGTCGAGCACCAGCAGGACAAGGTCCCGGCCCAATCGTGA
- a CDS encoding porin family protein, which produces MIKKLLLASAATALLTGAASAADLPRRAAPPPIFTPVPVFTWTGAYFGINAGYAFDASSRSNNSVFGIPAPYAAVGTTATFRDRSQDGFSGGAQVGYNYQFTPGSGVVVGIEADAQYLDFGRNRNNAFISGAVAPGYYVTDPRGLSSLDYFGTVRGRLGYAFDRTLVYGTGGFAYGSGSADRSFGGYAGNDSFRTGYAVGGGIEYALPTDSFLNFFRSSAVTLKVEGLYVNLDRGNRNQGALVVNAANLVPAYYSPIGRRDDEFAVVRAGLNYKFGSY; this is translated from the coding sequence ATGATCAAGAAGCTTCTTCTCGCGAGCGCCGCCACGGCCCTCCTGACCGGCGCCGCCTCGGCCGCCGACCTGCCGCGCCGCGCCGCCCCGCCGCCGATCTTCACCCCGGTGCCCGTGTTCACCTGGACCGGCGCTTACTTCGGTATCAACGCCGGCTACGCCTTCGACGCCAGCAGCCGCTCCAACAATTCGGTCTTCGGCATCCCGGCCCCCTACGCCGCCGTCGGCACCACCGCCACCTTCCGCGACCGCAGCCAGGACGGCTTCTCGGGCGGCGCCCAGGTCGGCTACAACTATCAGTTCACCCCGGGCTCGGGCGTGGTCGTCGGCATCGAGGCCGACGCCCAGTACCTCGACTTCGGCCGCAACCGGAACAACGCCTTCATCAGCGGCGCCGTCGCCCCGGGCTACTACGTCACCGACCCACGCGGCCTGTCGAGCCTCGACTATTTCGGCACCGTGCGCGGCCGCCTCGGCTACGCCTTCGATCGCACCCTCGTGTACGGCACCGGCGGCTTCGCCTACGGCTCGGGCAGCGCTGACCGCTCGTTCGGCGGCTACGCCGGCAACGACAGCTTCCGCACCGGCTACGCCGTCGGCGGCGGCATCGAGTACGCGCTCCCCACAGACTCGTTCCTGAACTTCTTCCGTTCGAGCGCCGTGACGCTCAAGGTCGAAGGCCTGTACGTCAACCTTGATCGCGGCAACCGCAACCAGGGTGCCCTAGTGGTCAACGCCGCCAACCTCGTCCCGGCCTACTACAGCCCGATCGGTCGTCGCGACGACGAGTTCGCCGTCGTCCGCGCCGGCCTGAACTACAAGTTCGGCTCGTACTGA
- a CDS encoding L-serine ammonia-lyase: MFLSVFDVFKPGLGPSSSHTMGPMTAAADFLDLLRRHDSHAGAAALRATLHGSLAFTGRGHATDRAVALGLLGFRPADIPMDDAERALEALRVEKRLAPAGLPVLAFDPATAIIFDYGPPLPGHANGLVITALDAADAPLVSETYYSIGGGFVVTAAQRAADVPPPTAAADLRLWPYPFETSAAMLRMARDSGLSVAAMKRANEAVGRSDTEVDAGLTRIWQAMNACVERGLAREGELPGGLRVKRRAKRIRDQLDREHGSNTAQPHVMADWLSVYAMAVNEENAAGGQVVTAPTNGAAGVVPAVIRYYIDHCIGADPGRIPEFLLTAAAIGGLIKHNASISGAEAGCQGEVGSASAMAAAGLCAVLGGTPAQVENAAEIALEHHLGMTCDPVAGLVQVPCIERNGIGATKAVAAASLALRGDGSHFMPLDNCIAAMRQTGEEMSAKYKETSLAGLAVNLPEC, from the coding sequence ATGTTTCTGAGCGTGTTCGATGTGTTCAAACCGGGCCTCGGCCCCTCCTCGTCCCACACGATGGGGCCGATGACGGCTGCGGCCGACTTCTTGGACCTGCTGCGCCGGCATGATTCGCACGCAGGGGCGGCCGCCCTCCGGGCGACACTGCACGGCTCGCTGGCGTTCACCGGGCGGGGACACGCCACCGACCGCGCCGTCGCGCTCGGTCTCCTCGGTTTCCGGCCGGCCGATATCCCCATGGACGACGCCGAACGTGCGCTCGAGGCACTGCGCGTCGAGAAGCGCCTCGCTCCGGCGGGCCTGCCGGTCCTCGCCTTCGATCCGGCGACGGCGATCATCTTCGATTACGGACCGCCGCTGCCCGGTCACGCGAACGGCCTGGTGATCACCGCCCTCGACGCGGCGGACGCGCCGCTCGTCTCCGAGACCTACTACTCGATCGGCGGCGGCTTCGTCGTCACCGCGGCCCAGCGCGCGGCCGATGTGCCGCCCCCCACCGCGGCCGCGGACCTGCGGCTGTGGCCGTACCCGTTCGAGACCTCGGCCGCGATGCTGCGCATGGCCCGCGACAGCGGCCTGTCGGTGGCCGCGATGAAACGTGCGAACGAGGCCGTCGGTCGCTCCGACACGGAGGTCGATGCGGGCCTCACCCGGATCTGGCAGGCCATGAATGCCTGCGTCGAGCGGGGCCTCGCCCGCGAGGGCGAATTGCCCGGCGGCCTGCGGGTCAAGCGCCGTGCCAAGCGGATCCGGGACCAGCTCGACCGCGAGCACGGCTCGAATACCGCCCAACCCCACGTCATGGCGGACTGGCTGAGCGTCTACGCCATGGCGGTCAACGAGGAGAACGCCGCCGGAGGACAAGTCGTGACCGCGCCGACCAACGGTGCCGCCGGCGTCGTTCCGGCGGTGATTCGGTACTACATCGACCATTGCATCGGCGCGGATCCGGGCCGGATCCCGGAGTTCCTCCTGACCGCCGCGGCCATCGGCGGGCTGATCAAGCACAACGCTTCGATCTCCGGGGCGGAGGCCGGCTGCCAGGGGGAGGTCGGCTCGGCCAGCGCCATGGCGGCGGCCGGCCTCTGCGCCGTGCTCGGCGGGACGCCCGCCCAGGTCGAGAACGCCGCCGAGATCGCCCTGGAACATCACTTGGGGATGACCTGCGACCCGGTGGCCGGCCTGGTGCAGGTGCCCTGCATCGAGCGCAACGGGATCGGTGCCACCAAGGCGGTGGCGGCGGCCTCGTTGGCGCTCCGCGGCGACGGCTCGCATTTCATGCCGCTGGACAATTGCATCGCGGCGATGCGGCAGACCGGCGAGGAGATGAGCGCGAAATACAAGGAGACGAGCCTGGCCGGGCTCGCGGTGAACCTGCCGGAATGCTGA
- a CDS encoding TIGR02300 family protein: MARPDLGTKRICPTTGKKFYDLNKDPVVSPYSGEVVPTAVATSFGRTAAPVVARKEAPVEEEDEAEGPELVSLDEVEAEEADKDTDTEGDDALDIEDDGETVEDDTLVVDEDDDNTSDLVEVNDDDDE, encoded by the coding sequence GTGGCGCGTCCGGACCTTGGTACAAAGCGGATCTGCCCGACGACGGGGAAGAAGTTCTACGACCTCAACAAGGATCCCGTCGTCTCCCCCTACTCGGGCGAAGTCGTCCCGACCGCGGTCGCGACCTCGTTCGGCCGGACGGCCGCGCCGGTCGTCGCCCGCAAGGAGGCGCCGGTCGAAGAGGAGGACGAGGCCGAGGGCCCCGAGCTCGTGTCCCTCGATGAGGTCGAGGCCGAGGAGGCCGACAAGGACACCGATACCGAGGGCGACGACGCCCTGGACATCGAGGACGACGGCGAGACGGTCGAGGACGACACCCTCGTGGTCGACGAGGACGACGACAACACCTCCGACCTCGTCGAGGTCAACGACGACGACGACGAGTAG
- a CDS encoding cold-shock protein, with protein sequence MATGTVKWFNETKGYGFIQPDDGGKDVFVHISAVERAGMRNLIEGQKISYDVEADRRSGKESAANLKAD encoded by the coding sequence ATGGCTACCGGTACCGTGAAGTGGTTCAACGAGACCAAGGGCTACGGCTTCATCCAGCCCGATGATGGCGGCAAGGACGTTTTCGTCCACATCTCGGCTGTCGAGCGCGCAGGGATGCGCAACCTGATCGAGGGACAGAAGATCTCCTACGACGTCGAGGCCGATCGGCGCAGCGGCAAGGAGAGCGCGGCCAACCTCAAGGCCGACTGA